In Methylovirgula sp., a single genomic region encodes these proteins:
- a CDS encoding cytochrome c oxidase assembly protein, producing MSTQVLQTPYCGLPPAPADLWARWNFDPILISVLVVCAAAYGWKATAARRQGQAIAAWRQASFYVGWAITALALISPLCPLSVSLFAARVGQHIILALIGAPLVVTGRPFTRVENVSNPATKPRGIAPLSAAALFAASIWFWHAPAPYAETFRSSFVYWSMHVSVYGAALWLWASLIDAPPAKAMHVVLAGLFSSIQMGFLGALITFAPRALYTPHLLTTVVWNLTPLQDQQLGGAIMWVPGCVLFFITSMLILWQEIIRSEIAPARANAVSR from the coding sequence ATGTCCACGCAGGTCCTGCAGACCCCTTATTGTGGTCTACCGCCAGCGCCCGCTGACCTTTGGGCTCGCTGGAATTTTGATCCGATTCTGATTAGCGTGCTTGTTGTCTGCGCCGCTGCCTATGGGTGGAAAGCGACCGCGGCACGCCGTCAGGGCCAAGCAATAGCTGCTTGGCGGCAGGCCTCGTTTTATGTCGGCTGGGCGATTACGGCTCTCGCATTAATCTCACCGCTTTGTCCCCTATCTGTGTCCTTGTTCGCCGCCCGCGTCGGCCAGCACATCATTCTGGCGCTGATCGGTGCTCCTCTTGTTGTGACCGGTCGTCCCTTCACGCGCGTCGAAAATGTCTCAAACCCAGCAACTAAACCGAGGGGCATTGCGCCGCTCAGTGCGGCGGCGTTGTTTGCAGCTAGCATCTGGTTCTGGCATGCGCCGGCGCCCTATGCTGAGACGTTCCGCAGCAGCTTCGTCTATTGGTCCATGCATGTATCCGTCTACGGCGCGGCGCTGTGGCTTTGGGCCAGTCTGATCGACGCGCCTCCCGCGAAAGCGATGCACGTCGTCCTTGCCGGCCTGTTCTCATCCATCCAAATGGGCTTCCTCGGTGCGCTCATCACCTTTGCGCCGCGCGCGCTCTATACGCCGCATCTCCTCACCACGGTCGTGTGGAATCTGACGCCGCTCCAAGATCAACAACTCGGCGGTGCCATCATGTGGGTGCCGGGCTGTGTTCTCTTCTTCATTACCTCGATGCTCATCCTCTGGCAGGAGATCATTCGCAGCGAGATCGCACCGGCCCGCGCGAATGCGGTGTCCCGATGA
- a CDS encoding IS66 family transposase gives MPAPVFDLPDNVDALKAMVLAMAEKTDALKGEVAELQALNASAEERIARLTSILKTLERARFGRRSEKLGSNALDDEQSAFVFDEVQTGLGAIQAELDKRQDPDKAKRAARPRKGFAPHLERVEIVIEPAELPEHAGKQKILIGEDVSERLDVVAAKFRVIVTRRPKYAFKNEDGVIQAPAPAHIIEGGIPTEALLAQIAVSKYADGLPLYRQEAIYARDKVDLDRALMAQWMGRLGFELDILSEHVLTLIKKAERIFADETTLPTLEPGSGSTKTAYLWAYVRDDRTFGGSGPPMVAYRFEDSRSGECVARHLDNYRGILQVDGYTAYNRLARPDRGNDAITLAGCWSHVRRKFYELHIAGSSKLATTTIERMTQLWEIEEKVRGKDPNARVAARQETSVAIVADLFKLWQDALPRISGKSKLAEAIRYAISRRATLERFLTDGRVEIDSNIVERAIRPQTITRKNSLFAGSDGGGRTWATIATLLQTAKMNDVDPLAWLAQTLERLANSWPNAEIDALMPWRLYSLNGRG, from the coding sequence ATGCCGGCGCCGGTTTTCGATCTCCCCGACAATGTTGATGCGCTCAAAGCCATGGTGCTGGCCATGGCTGAGAAAACGGATGCTCTCAAGGGTGAAGTTGCCGAACTTCAAGCCCTGAATGCGAGCGCCGAAGAACGGATCGCGCGCCTGACCTCGATCCTCAAGACGCTGGAGCGGGCAAGGTTCGGGCGCCGCTCCGAAAAACTCGGCTCCAATGCGCTTGACGATGAACAGAGTGCCTTCGTCTTCGACGAGGTTCAAACCGGGCTCGGGGCCATCCAGGCCGAGCTCGATAAACGGCAGGACCCTGACAAGGCCAAACGAGCCGCACGGCCTCGCAAGGGTTTTGCGCCGCATCTCGAGCGGGTCGAGATCGTTATCGAACCGGCTGAGCTTCCGGAGCACGCCGGCAAGCAGAAGATCCTGATCGGCGAGGATGTCTCGGAGCGGCTCGATGTGGTCGCGGCGAAGTTCCGTGTCATCGTCACGCGCCGGCCGAAATACGCCTTCAAGAACGAAGATGGTGTCATTCAAGCCCCGGCGCCGGCCCATATCATCGAGGGCGGCATCCCGACCGAAGCGCTTCTGGCGCAGATCGCGGTCTCAAAATATGCCGACGGCCTGCCGCTCTACCGCCAGGAAGCGATTTACGCCCGCGACAAGGTGGACCTCGACCGAGCCCTGATGGCGCAATGGATGGGCAGGCTCGGATTTGAACTCGATATCCTCTCCGAACATGTCCTCACGCTGATCAAGAAGGCCGAGAGGATCTTCGCCGACGAAACCACGCTGCCAACCTTGGAACCAGGCTCCGGCAGCACCAAGACAGCCTATCTCTGGGCTTACGTGCGAGATGACCGGACCTTCGGCGGCAGCGGTCCGCCGATGGTTGCCTACCGCTTCGAGGATAGCCGGTCGGGCGAATGTGTCGCCCGCCATCTCGACAATTATCGGGGCATCCTGCAGGTGGATGGGTATACGGCCTATAATCGTCTTGCGCGGCCCGACCGCGGCAATGATGCCATCACGCTCGCGGGATGTTGGTCCCACGTTCGAAGAAAATTTTACGAACTGCACATCGCCGGCAGTTCCAAACTCGCGACCACGACAATCGAACGCATGACCCAGCTGTGGGAGATCGAGGAGAAGGTGCGCGGCAAAGATCCAAATGCACGCGTCGCAGCCCGCCAGGAAACCTCGGTCGCGATCGTCGCCGATCTGTTCAAGCTTTGGCAAGACGCGCTTCCACGTATCTCCGGCAAGTCCAAATTGGCGGAGGCAATCCGCTACGCCATCTCACGGCGGGCGACGCTCGAACGCTTCCTCACCGATGGCCGCGTCGAGATTGACTCCAACATTGTGGAACGTGCCATCCGGCCGCAAACAATCACGCGAAAGAACTCGCTCTTTGCCGGCAGCGACGGCGGCGGACGAACCTGGGCAACCATAGCGACATTGTTGCAGACGGCAAAAATGAACGATGTCGATCCGCTCGCCTGGCTCGCGCAGACGCTCGAGCGTCTCGCCAACAGCTGGCCCAACGCCGAGATCGATGCTCTCATGCCCTGGCGCTTATACAGCCTGAACGGCCGCGGCTAA
- the tnpB gene encoding IS66 family insertion sequence element accessory protein TnpB (TnpB, as the term is used for proteins encoded by IS66 family insertion elements, is considered an accessory protein, since TnpC, encoded by a neighboring gene, is a DDE family transposase.), whose product MIPSGVKVFLASHPIDFRKGMDGLLSLVRDAGSDPFDGALYVFRAKRADRIKIVFWDGSGVVLYAKRLETAQFCWPKIGHHRVQLNQAQLMALVDGMDWKRVHAVTVKPPEFVG is encoded by the coding sequence ATGATCCCGTCCGGCGTCAAAGTTTTTCTGGCCAGTCATCCGATCGATTTTCGAAAAGGCATGGACGGGTTATTGTCGCTGGTGCGGGACGCCGGCAGTGATCCGTTCGACGGCGCTCTTTATGTTTTTCGTGCCAAGCGGGCCGACAGAATCAAGATCGTCTTTTGGGACGGGTCCGGGGTTGTTCTTTATGCGAAGCGCCTGGAGACAGCGCAGTTCTGCTGGCCGAAGATCGGGCATCATCGGGTTCAACTCAATCAGGCGCAGCTGATGGCGCTTGTCGACGGCATGGATTGGAAGCGGGTTCATGCGGTGACAGTGAAGCCGCCTGAGTTTGTTGGGTAA
- a CDS encoding transposase: MIEAVAERLEGAPVRLRRRWSDELKDQAIADSLVPGANVSEIARRIGIGPSQLFDWRRKALRKGSVSLTAPQLDASPEPATSASAFIEIVVGDIVIRADAMADEAHLRRVVRAVRSA, from the coding sequence ATGATCGAGGCGGTTGCGGAACGTCTTGAGGGCGCTCCGGTTCGTCTGCGCCGGCGATGGTCAGATGAGCTCAAAGATCAAGCGATAGCCGACTCTCTGGTGCCTGGCGCGAACGTGTCGGAGATCGCGCGTCGCATCGGTATTGGCCCTTCGCAGCTCTTCGATTGGCGTCGGAAGGCGCTGCGTAAGGGATCGGTCAGCCTGACGGCGCCGCAGCTGGATGCCTCGCCTGAACCCGCGACGTCCGCGTCGGCATTTATCGAAATCGTTGTCGGCGATATTGTCATCCGTGCGGACGCCATGGCTGATGAGGCACATTTGCGGCGCGTGGTGCGCGCGGTTCGCTCGGCATGA